The Anastrepha obliqua isolate idAnaObli1 chromosome 5, idAnaObli1_1.0, whole genome shotgun sequence DNA window aaaacgctccggttctgaaagcattcgatgcggtaccagctggaggtagcagaggaagatcttctctgtgttggaaagatcaggtgaaagCTTGGATTCACTTGGCGCTCCCAACTGGCACTGATTCGCACGAAAAATAAACGAATAGCGGCTTTGTTTAAACTCGGCTCAGAATCTCTTAAGCAGTTATCGCCcccaatcaagaaaaagaagaatcaGTATGAGGGGGTTTACTGAACTTGCTGAGAACGCTTTGAATTTCCTTTCCCTGACTTATGCACAATACTTAAGTATCCTTTTCTTAGAGAAAAGTTTAGAAGAACCTATTTGCTCTTTGGGTTAATAACTAGCGAAATTCCTTGCTCTGGATTAATTAGAAACATTTGTACTTTCATAATATTAAGATTTGTATTCGATTTAAAAACGAAACAGTGATTTGTTCCAAGCAGTGGTCTAATACTTGAAGCACATAATTAGTTGATGCAATAAtcagacgtatgtatgtatgtatgtatgtatgtataagagtGACACAAGGCTtactttagctttttttatctatttaacGGTTTCCGCAACTAAGTTTGTTGGTACTGCTTTAGAAGAAACTGGCAAGGCAGATTCCTTTACACTCTCCTCTTTCTGTTGTGTATTTTCTGACCGAAATTTCAGTATAAGAGGCTTCCAAATGTAGACACCACCAAGGAAACCCACTGCAGTAACTACCATTAATTGCTGCACTGTAACACCACGTGGACGACGTATACGCATAGCACTAttctttcttaaatattatttcagaTGTTTTTAGTATTCCATTGGCCACAAACAATTGTTAAATAACCACTTTGACATACTAGAAATGTTTACAGCCGCCACTAAAATATTGAGGTTATTTTGTCTAATTGAACAGCTGTTTTGGATGGAAGACAATTTATACTGGCGTTGCCACAAATTGAGAAGCGAAAGAATACTGAAGAAAATTGAAGGTATTTGTTATATCCGCACACGGGgctattataatttgtttatattttacaaggtgaaaataatttttttattatttttcgttgcATAAAAGGCAACAAAAGAGCAGAGGTCGAAATTGTGAAAATACGTAGTTGACACAGTTTGAAATTCATAATTTTCTAACTAGCGCCATCTATATGTGATTTTCGATTGCAttcgaaataaaagaaaattaatgttGTTGCGTtagccgtcgtagccgaatagggTTTGTGCTTCACTACCGCTCAGTAATACCTGGTTCGAAACCCATTTTGACgggtatgaaataaaaacaatatgatagaaaaggttttttcttataaaaaaccatctgtcgtTCAGAATCTTCATAACGAACAACACTAATTGGAGATCAGCTAAAGAAATGTGTTCCAATGGAAAGCATTTGCAAATAATATCTAAAACTCTGatataaaactaataaataccGTGAGTAAATCTGGATCATTGAGCCCGCCtatgaatacaaatttttttttttcaactaaagaAACAAATGCGTATTTACTAGGCcgagtcgatttgtggggaggcaaaaaaatcgcccattgctatgtgaaaatcatattctatggatcaaaataagaaactttgccgaaggaaccatacctacctctaaaacgaattctgatgtcccccaatttgggtcgaacttttagtgtcttttgtggggaggcaaaaaaatcgcccattgctatgtgaaaatcatattctatggatcaaaataataaactttgccgaacgaaccatacctctaaaacgaattctgatgtcccccaatttgggtcgaactttttagtttcttttctcatgtaaagcccaaaaatgttgatattttgaaatgattgtatggggaaccccccaggggagttccagggggtgtggcactggcatgggtggatcggccgtccaaagttaatgggggtcggtcatacatttagaCTCGAttagagcactctaaatgggtcaaagtggaatttttcgttcgacccaaattgggggacatcagaattcgttttagaggtatggttccttcggcaaagtttcttattttgatccctagaatacaattttcacagagcaatgagcgatttttaaatcgacccgccctaatatttaacttcttaatttttttttaaactataaaaTTATAATGCCCTACTACTTCtgcacaataataaataaaataaataatgggcgtgttataatacgttcacatatgtataagtagatgatctactttttcgcgcttaactcaaaatccgtaattaaaaagcgcgatttcccatacaaaatttctctcccaaaatctgagattataaaatagtcctagataataacgatactttttgacatacaaccctgtgttttctgtattatcgataattattattacgaatataaggagaaacatcaaaataaaaactaaatgaaagggatgccggcaaagaaaacaggtctgtaaacataattctaacaaaatttttgttcattattattaattacggattcattttatagaaaaaaacgtgtgtccataaacgttttgtcctcttattacttattataaaatgtaatatagaatatcCCATGCGTATTGctgtcataattttttgcaacctcagtaaacgtcgcatacggatttccaccaacattttattattatcagccaattgcgcaattaaattagctattccttcccattgtattttcttcatatcgttaataataagtaaagaaaccaaaaacatcgaaatattccactaaaataatttctatgaagaaaaacctctcaaagcagtgTTGACAGCTTATTGACAATTTTGCGGGTAATCTACCATATGTGAACGGgcagattaatttggtggatttatagatGATTAATCCATAATGCtgggccgagctcttcctcgtatttgtggtgtgcgtttggatgtcgttccacaaatgggagaACCGAGagttttaaggggtaacaccactgtacacgcgtaaaataaacacgatttttaaagaatttttttgtatagaaggaaaggggaaacaatcactctgatttgggaagttattacttatatactaaaatacaaaactacaaagtttgatcgaaaaattttacaaaatgacggcattggagacatttttgtaaagtggtttctcttgaaggagctccgcggcacgcagcacaaagggtgcaaattttaatctggaacaaagaaacatttttttttcttaatccagataagaatagctagagaaacacgtaggggatttaaaaaatatttatttttgtggaattagcaagcatttgaaggaaaaaactctattttggactaaaaaaacggcacttaaataattataacaatcgtttaaattaatctatcgaaaatcccctacgctcttctcttaagaaggttattatacagacgtagtgaaaaacctgattaaaaatatttaaaattgtttgagttatgctgcgtgccaatttcagaaaacgtgttttgagaaaaacgcgtttaaagtttggaaatttggagaagtcgttaggtagcagtcactaacgcttgggtaaaagcttaaaatatttatgaaatagacttcggtaacgtataaaacttttttgttctgtattttaaaaggttcaaagaattttttaagcttataaaaaaaaaatcaattttttgaaatttctacagtggtgttaccccttaagccgactccgaacggcaaactgtttttatgagaagctttttcatggcagaaatacactcggaggtttgccattgtctgtcgaggggcgaccgctttagaacaaaatttctatcattttactgtttcatgaacggagattcgaacctacgcactccccgcaatgtagtcacgcaccgaccCATTCAGTTACGGTGGTCGCCTTCAATACAATACTGGGagtaaaaattagattttgataaaaaaagtcaTTTTAGCTGAACGCTTCGAGATTAAATACCCCAGATAACCtgaacaattttatataaattaattgcGAATTTCATCTCAAAGCGGCTGGTGCGGTACTCGCGGTAGCATTTCTTATGAATAAAGTATGTAATTGATAAGCAACACACACTGATTGAATCGAAATacgtatacaatattttttactcgAAACATGAGAACAAAACGAAATGCATACGAGTGCAAATACTTCGCGGTGGTTTTGTATACATTATTTTTTACTGGATTCGTGTACGGATTGGAAGATGATCGTCCTGTCAATAGCCGTGATAACCTTATTTCGTGGCATCTATTAGACACTACGAAAATACTACTAAACGCCACAAATAATATTGTGGTCTCGCCAAAAAATCTAACATCACTACTTAAGGCACCTCCACAAATAGATTTACGTTTTGGTAACACCAACAGCCAGACGCCAGGACAAGGCATAATTCTTATCGAATCtagaaaaaaactaagaaaccCCGAACAATTAGAATTGTTTTATCATGgcaaaatccaagaaatttcttttaacgAAAAAACCAAAGTGCTCAAAGCTATCAATGACTGGGGAAACCGCACTACAGATCAGAAATTCTCCAGATTTTTTACATCAGAATCCGAATTAAACGATTTGGAAGTtctaattattaatatatttcacttcAACGAGACTTTAcaagtaaatttcaaatatagTGTGAATGAAACATTTTACGTTacaccaaaaaatataataaaagtgcCATCTGTGGAAACTACTGATTATTTCGACTACCTAGATTCGCAAATCTTGGATGCCAAAGTATTGCGTCTACCATATAGCAGTAACTTATCAATGTATATACTTTTACCACACACTAAACAAGGTGTTGACGAATTGCTCAATAATCTAGGACATGAGCAGCTGAAGCGTATGCAGTGGATGATGGAGGAGTCGCGGGTGAATGTATTGTTACCAAAATTCAAGTTCTTCTTCAAAACGAACCTTGAAGAAAATATTCGGCCATCCAACCATATATTTGATGTAGATCTACAGTTCGCATTTGGCGAACTAGTTGATAAGGTGAATATTTTCCATATAACTACGataaattttgatggaaatggTAAAGGAACGGCAGACTCAAAAATACGTCAatctaaatatgaaaaatttcatgtgGATCGCCCCTTTGTCGTTTATATTGAAGAAGATAGCACAGGTGATATTATATGTATAGCCAAAGTGTTAAATCCTGCTATGTAATGGTTCAGTTTcacttatttaatataatataaatatatgcatgcgTTCGTAATCCGATCTGAAAATGCAATCAGTATGCAAGCtttaagaataaataaacacaaaatacaTTTATAGCTGCGTTTCTATTTTTCTCAGCTATTTTGGGCAACAGCTATAGAAGGGTCTATGTAgtggtttctttttaaaaattcaaaacaattaccaaaatctcatttttttcGGTATATAATTGGTTTATTCCAACGCGCAAATATTCGCATTATTTATGGAAAACGATTTCATTCATGCGTCTaaaaatacgttcacatatgaagtgattaccaataaatccagaAAAATAACCTACcggttcacatatggcagattagctgCAAAGATGACAATCAGCTGTAGACTGCTtggaaaggtttttcttcatagaaatttatttgatgtaatattttggagtttttgtTTTGGGTAAGTAAAGAAAAGGCAAAGAGAAGCAATAGTTCATTTAATTGCACAAAAGGCTGCTAGTAATAggcagttggaggaaatccgtgaaCGACGTCTACTGAGGTtaccaaaaaattatggcagcaatacgcatgccaaattcgatattacattttataaggcAATGACCGGTCAATGCGTCTATAGACATacgcttttttctgttatatgaatataaatatatattatatatataaatattatctaACAAAAATGTTATCAGAATTATGTCCACAAACCACGATTCTTTGCTGgcgtccattttatttagtttttacattGACGTTAtcctaataataattatcgataacacagaaaccACAggggaaaaagtatttttataatctaagattattttataatctcgaatttcgggagagaaattttgtatgggttgTATTCTCGCCTTTTAATTaaggattgggagttaagctcaCAAAAGTAGTTAACTCGGCTGGCTTCAAAGCAGCGCATCCAATTAATCCAGTTTTCCAAGGCCTTGATGATGCTTTCTCGCTCTATCTCTTGAATGCCTCGTTCAATATTCGCCCTAAGGGCCTGAATTGTTCATGGATTTATTGCATAAGATCGGTAATTCACGACATCCCACAAAAACTTTCTAatggcgtcaaatcgcagctccaaaTTACGAATTGACATCGCCGAGACAGCTGATGACACGCTTTCCGAACTTGGTGCGCAACAGATCAATTGTTGCATGGGCTGTGTGGCACGGTGCGCCATTCTGCTGGAGCCAAAGATCGTCCAAGTGCATGCCTTCAATTTCCGGTCACAACAAATCCGGTCGAAATGGCGTTTAAAACCCCATTtttagagaaaattaaaaaaaaattcgcatcAAACTGTCATTTTCTGAGGATCTTTGATCCACAAAAGGAGCTCCGCTGGCTCATCCAAGCTGCGTTAGCCATTTGCGCGAAATAGCATCGAATCCGTATAAAAAACTGTATCAGTACCATTTAAACTCGTTTAATTTAATATCAAAGTTCGAGCGATCTTAATGAAAACTTCTCTATTTGTACTAATGTTTGTTCGTTTGCTGGAAAATTGTTATGATTCAAAACAAACCTGTTTGAAATTAGTATGCAAAATTAATCGCCTTTTTAAATCGGACTAAAAATGGTTAATCTTTTTTCCAAGACCCAGAAATTCTTAACCATATAAAGATTTCCCTGAAAACTTGTGATTGTGAATTTTTATTAGCTCCAAAATatacttggaaaatttaaatcgAAAAAACGTAGGCGCTCGCAATAAATGTAGGttagttgaaaattatttaggcaaaaataaaataatgtgagcttttaagtgaaattagtttttttattctgcGTCAACTTCAATCCACTATCCTTAATGAtcctaaattatttttacaccATATCTGTCATTTATCTTTGTAAGATAGTTGAGCAAAGAGGGCactttaaaattagaaatatggTAGTTTATCGGTTCTATGCTTAAAGCTCACATtaaggaaatatttatataaaaaatcgcacaaaaaatttcttatacaatttttatttctgtatttcttttgttttattttttcttgcgctctccaattttcttcaatgaaATCTTATATTGTTGTGGTAAGTCTACCATAAAAACCCTGCCAAGTACAGAGAAGTTATCGGTCGTTGTATATCTCAGGCAGTTTCGACAGGACTGATATGGCAGAGCCGAATGGAaagaggtgttagatgaatgGGTTTACGAGGGGTAAgtatgtgaagaggtggttagtttCATGTGGGATACCATCACATTATAAATAGATGTTTAAGACGTTTTTTATACAATGTAGATACAAATGTGCCGTACAAAACTCACCTAATCCAGTTGAGAGTATCGGCGTTTGTTGCTGAATCTGATCTATGCCAAACCCATTTCCTACTCCACCCCAGCTGGTGTTAGTATCATTTTTGGTATTGTAATGACAACGATTGCGAGTTTCTGTGTGATTATTATCGACTGATGACGATTGTTGCTGCTGGAATTCGCTATCTGAGGTATTAGATTTGATATGAGAGGGTGGCACCGATGAATTTCCACTATTTgtaaatttgcttgaaaatgatcGTCGTCGAGGAGCTGCCTGTATATTATTGACGTTGCTGTAATTCATATTCCGATAGACGCCAGCGCCACTATGACTTGATTGCGATTTTGAAGGATGCACACCATTTGTGAGGCCAGTTTTAGATGATACTGCTTCCACAGAGTCCACCataccattggaatcattaaaTAGATTCTGCAATGCTTGCAGTCGTCTACTGCTACTACCGACTATGGTACGATTAACTTGACTACCGTGATTGGCGGtagatgttgttgctgttggcaTGCCGGCACCACTTAAGCGACTTTGAGTTGCTAGCTGATGCtgatgctgttgctgttgctgcttatTTGCTGTAactgcaacagcagcagcagcagccgtaGCTACTGCATTCAATTGTAATATCTTTTGCATGCCCAATATGTTCGATTGTTGCTCTTCGAATTTTCGCTTTGCCAATGCATTTTGCATTATCGATTTGGTGTGATTCTGTAATTCTTCTGTTGTCATGGGTTGTAATGAAAATGGATAACGTTGAATATTACTctgttgttgatgttgatgcTGTTGTTGTGCGGCCAAGGTTTGTTGcattattgcataattttgtagATTTTGTAACTGATTTAGAACCAAACTATTAGAGAATGCATCAAACGGGTGCTGTTGTGAAGATTGCTGGCTTGAATAAGACTGATGCTGAGCATGGGTATGAGAAAATTGCGTTTGCAACGGATGTGTCTGCTGTGTAGAGGTAAAAGTTAGTACTGCAGTTATGGCCTCGCGATCGCGCTGAGGCAAACGTGGGTTGGATAGTTGAACTAGTAGACCGTGTTTCGATATCTCGCCTAAAATTAGGAACGAAAAAATGtcgaatatgtttttttttatttttatttaaatattaattttttcaatcttCATTTATAATTAAGACTAGTATGTGGCTAATAAAATAGATGTAATAcctatatatcttttttttctgaatttaaaatcttttaaaaattaggATCTTCTGAATACGTATATGATGTGCTCCAGAAGAAATAgctgaaaaaataacacaaacaacGAGCAGAATTCCTTTTTTCAATCATGTTAACCTTTAAGAATGGGCAGTTCTTTTTCGGGCATGGGGTCTCACAGACTTCTAAATCTTCAGTTATACATTAACAGAGATGTCTAATAAATTTGAGGAACAAAGACTAGAAAGGCGGTAAATAAgtcttgaataaaaaattgaaatgaaataatacatttttattgtaaagaaccaaaaaatatcaaaattaatacATTAGCGTTTCCAACCCTCTTTGACAAGAGATCCCTTGTCAACAGCTAAAAGTTAACATAATCCAAATCGGCTCTtaacgaatttgaaagaatcagctgattggctgacgtaaccgaGGTCATGGCTgcagtttgtttacgaaaaaactgagattgcgctggtgatatacaaaaaaaaaaacaaccaatgACTCTTCGTTGGCGTGTGAGCAACAACTTATTGGACGAGAGTGTGAATACATATGAAATGACCGTGCACATAACACACATGATCGtgataacaatttttattttcacaatagctaaatagcaaacctggtaatctattatCCCTGCGAGTACCCGGTgtcgtggcagccgaagtttaCTCGCTCTATTTCGTTTTTCATCACAGCTAAAGGCCAAATCTACAATCTCTGACAAACCTCCAAACTATTGAAACAAGTTTCTGGTTAAATACTCGAACTATTTTACCAATTGGTAACAGCTTCGCCCGGAACACAATTCAAAAGTTGGAAGtctctttatatataaaaatgaatgtttgtctgtatgtcatcgatgaactcaaaaactaatggaccgattattataaaagttggtaaactatatatatgtatttttccacggagaaggtttgtagaatatgctccgtgatgccactcgccaccaggtggcgctgcagagtaccaacttctgccccgttcaaccgattgtcataaaaattagtatgaccacgtatttttacacagaggaaacgaatatgacatgTTCATAGATGTCTGCAGTTGTTTCCAGAACAACGCATTGCGTTTGACGGAATTATGCGTGCAATCACAGAACAAAGCGGTGGACTGTTTTCCATAGATGCACCCGGTGGTACAGGCAaaacttttcttctttcactaattttggcaaccatacgatcacaaaataatattgcactggCTATTGCATCATCTAGAATTGCGGACACTCTTTTGGATGGTGGACGAACAGGCATTCAGCATTGAAACTGccgttgaatttgcaaaacaaaaactctggaatgggaaaagtaCTCCCAACGTGCCAAATTTTCATATGGGACGatgtacaa harbors:
- the LOC129249396 gene encoding uncharacterized protein LOC129249396, translating into MRIRRPRGVTVQQLMVVTAVGFLGGVYIWKPLILKFRSENTQQKEESVKESALPVSSKAVPTNLVAETVK
- the LOC129249395 gene encoding serine protease inhibitor 27A; translation: MRTKRNAYECKYFAVVLYTLFFTGFVYGLEDDRPVNSRDNLISWHLLDTTKILLNATNNIVVSPKNLTSLLKAPPQIDLRFGNTNSQTPGQGIILIESRKKLRNPEQLELFYHGKIQEISFNEKTKVLKAINDWGNRTTDQKFSRFFTSESELNDLEVLIINIFHFNETLQVNFKYSVNETFYVTPKNIIKVPSVETTDYFDYLDSQILDAKVLRLPYSSNLSMYILLPHTKQGVDELLNNLGHEQLKRMQWMMEESRVNVLLPKFKFFFKTNLEENIRPSNHIFDVDLQFAFGELVDKVNIFHITTINFDGNGKGTADSKIRQSKYEKFHVDRPFVVYIEEDSTGDIICIAKVLNPAM